The following proteins come from a genomic window of Pyxidicoccus sp. MSG2:
- a CDS encoding sigma-54-dependent transcriptional regulator has product MPTKQPLPADMSTPPGRDQGRQTPSVRGLPALTVVAHPQLQRVGDQLLLETLVTDGRPVPLSRNAPDFARPGGLLSMPLGDPFISRTPIQLEPGPRGGVRLRVPEDATQVRVAWEPVTGVRDFSPEELTLGVPLVLADRVVLLLHKTSPSQATGPEDLGIVGQGEGIRQVRDDIARVADLNVPVLIRGETGTGKELVARAIHERGPRRAAPFVSVNLGALAKELAAAELFGAQRGAYTGATKDREGFVRAAHGGTLFLDEVGEAPPEVQVALLRVLETGEVFPVGGHEPVRVDVRLVSATDADLEARIQERLFKAPLLHRLAGFEIQMPSLRARREDIGPLFLHFARQELEATGEAGRLSSSEPRTQPWLPAALAVRLVRYAWPGNVRQLRNVARQLVIGSRGMPRLRADTRLEQTLDADALPVPGAPLDVPVPPAAPDVPEVKTSRRKPAEVGEQELLEALRACSWDLKATADWLGIPRPSVYVLIDKSSLIRTARDLSAEEITRCFQECGGDLDQMVQRLEVSKRALQRRVRELGLDA; this is encoded by the coding sequence AGCAGCCGCTGCCCGCAGACATGTCGACGCCCCCTGGCCGGGACCAGGGACGGCAGACTCCGTCCGTGCGCGGCCTTCCGGCGCTGACGGTGGTGGCCCACCCGCAGCTCCAGCGCGTCGGAGACCAGTTGTTGCTGGAGACGCTGGTCACCGACGGCAGGCCCGTGCCGCTGTCGCGCAATGCGCCGGACTTCGCGCGCCCCGGCGGCCTGCTGTCCATGCCGCTCGGGGACCCGTTCATCAGCCGCACGCCCATCCAGCTCGAGCCCGGGCCGCGAGGCGGCGTGCGCCTGCGGGTGCCCGAGGACGCGACGCAGGTTCGCGTGGCCTGGGAGCCCGTCACCGGTGTCCGCGACTTCTCCCCCGAGGAGCTCACGCTCGGCGTGCCGCTCGTGCTCGCCGACCGTGTGGTGTTGCTGCTCCACAAGACGTCGCCTAGCCAGGCCACGGGGCCGGAGGACCTGGGCATCGTGGGGCAGGGTGAGGGCATCCGCCAGGTGCGCGACGACATCGCCCGCGTCGCCGACCTGAACGTCCCCGTGCTCATCCGTGGCGAGACGGGTACCGGCAAGGAACTGGTGGCGCGCGCCATCCACGAGCGGGGCCCTCGTCGCGCCGCCCCCTTCGTCAGCGTCAACCTGGGCGCGCTGGCGAAGGAGCTTGCCGCCGCCGAGCTGTTCGGCGCGCAGCGCGGCGCTTACACCGGCGCCACGAAGGACCGGGAGGGCTTCGTGCGCGCCGCCCACGGAGGAACGCTCTTCCTCGACGAGGTGGGCGAGGCCCCTCCCGAGGTGCAGGTCGCCCTGCTTCGAGTGCTGGAGACGGGCGAGGTCTTCCCCGTGGGCGGCCACGAGCCCGTCCGCGTCGATGTTCGGCTCGTCTCCGCCACCGACGCCGACCTGGAGGCGCGCATCCAGGAGCGGCTCTTCAAGGCCCCGCTGCTACACCGGCTCGCCGGCTTCGAAATCCAGATGCCTTCGCTGCGCGCGCGCCGTGAGGACATCGGCCCGCTCTTCCTGCACTTCGCCCGGCAGGAGCTGGAGGCCACGGGCGAGGCCGGACGGCTGTCGTCCTCGGAGCCTCGCACCCAGCCGTGGCTGCCCGCGGCCCTGGCCGTGCGGCTGGTGCGCTACGCGTGGCCCGGCAACGTGCGGCAGTTGCGCAATGTCGCGCGGCAGCTCGTCATCGGCAGCCGCGGAATGCCGCGCCTGCGCGCTGACACGCGCCTGGAGCAGACGCTCGACGCCGACGCCCTGCCCGTGCCCGGCGCTCCCCTGGACGTGCCCGTGCCGCCCGCCGCCCCGGACGTCCCCGAGGTGAAGACCTCGCGGCGCAAGCCCGCGGAAGTGGGGGAGCAGGAGCTGCTGGAGGCCCTGCGCGCCTGCTCGTGGGACCTCAAGGCCACCGCGGACTGGCTGGGCATTCCCCGTCCGTCCGTCTACGTGCTCATCGACAAGAGCTCGCTGATTCGCACCGCACGGGACTTGAGCGCGGAGGAAATCACCCGCTGCTTCCAGGAGTGCGGCGGAGACCTCGACCAGATGGTGCAGCGGCTGGAGGTGTCCAAGCGCGCCCTCCAGCGCCGCGTGCGCGAGCTGGGCCTGGACGCGTGA